The following proteins come from a genomic window of Oncorhynchus clarkii lewisi isolate Uvic-CL-2024 chromosome 23, UVic_Ocla_1.0, whole genome shotgun sequence:
- the LOC139381911 gene encoding protein FAM83B-like: protein MMESEQLSLLSSLKGELQSEDYIHPHYKEAYRLAIDSLVNGGRESYQEFLKAERIGSFLSEDELHFITTNASQPLPSSHTEEINGPALDTPASKSSTGTYWPVHSDIVTPDLELGWPMVMHDKLQTNIDLLFHPPRLNSPTIKEVIRKQIQGARQVIAIVMDIFTDVDIFKEAVDASIRGTPVYVLLDEFHLQSFLSMAENQDIQIPKLRNMRVRTVKGQDYICRSGATFHGAMEQKFLLVDCQTVVYGSYSFMWSYEKINLSMVQVITGQLVESYDEEFRTLFARSSMPAVLAPPEGVLLERNGRNALAKYASQSSQAFERKDQLRHTLDTVYRKACERPMGMTSPIREMEERLYEEEPFQHRPMVNHGVSVQKHIHQFQSAETANFLKRHSYAGERQEVLHVPHNTRYGASNWNVAGDEGYHCAPGRSHFSNAMDDNSQGAQMYRGHNIRQSYHGNDKHARSMQQNIPTLEHTAKSFLRTYRIESYLNNTDTPIGESCDYLDQYEALENKASSFIPSRVRSSLVFKSTIPEQPETNSYSKNYSIRQVDPSARQNNATYYSSMQRNPATSMENRMRQDEFIMKKQSLQVLDDPRNNIGYGPGRDPHQSVYASLGRTKGGLVIKNPELLQDNWHKRHSVADPKSNIDYRDNKESSSHMYGGAFVRKQADSGGIRVGAQNGGYSSNLNEDQRSVSQYDVKNTVDIKRPPLSIWKEPPSRTVSAAALDMNSKEPTYKSTSTALGSPRFLKKSSKKIRSLLNIPEKKEGSPLTKENVIPKRGGSSDTIVTEEEEQRPNRERKVASQSGTANPTRSPTRLKMDKNHFADDIGKSSAPRFSTDELQQNPPARATSIRTQGQPTAIDERHERASLASGNWRSDQGGSSRLYSRFEPFCSFEKKQPHSLQSATDPEPIHAPEKTKSMHSAKSYSNNEQHNHTGQQTTSHHENKLGKFIQRVGNFIHKNK from the exons ATGATGGAATCCGAACAACTCTCCCTGCTGTCCTCCTTGAAAGGAGAGTTGCAGTCTGAGGATTACATTCATCCCCACTATAAGGAGGCTTATCGCCTTGCTATCGATTCCCTGGTGAATGGTGGCAGAGAGAGCTACCAGGAGTTCCTCAAGGCCGAGCGGATAGGGAGCTTTCTCTCAGAAGATGAACTCCACTTCATCACTACAAATGCCTCACAGCCATTGCCTAGCAGCCACACAGAAGAAATCAACGGACCAGCACTGGACACTCCGGCCAGCAAGTCCTCAACTGGGACGTACTGGCCTGTGCACTCAGACATAGTAACACCCGACCTGGAGTTAGGATGGCCGATGGTCATGCATGATAAACTCCAAACCAATATTGATCTGCTTTTCCATCCACCCAGACTAAACAGCCCCACCATCAAAGAGGTGATCCGTAAACAGATTCAGGGTGCCAGACAG GTCATTGCAATTGTAATGGACATTTTTACAGATGTGGATATATTCAAAGAAGCGGTTGATGCCTCCATCAGAGGAACTCCAGTTTATGTGCTTCTGGATGAATTTCATCTGCAAAGCTTTCTCTCAATGGCTGAGAATCAAGACATCCAAATCCCAAAACTTAGG AACATGAGAGTACGCACAGTGAAGGGGCAGGATTACATCTGTCGTTCAGGAGCTACATTTCATGGAGCAATGGAGCAGAAGTTTCTATTGGTGGACTGCCAAACAGTGGTGTACGGATCATACAG CTTCATGTGGTCCTATGAGAAAATCAACCTGAGTATGGTGCAGGTCATAACAGGCCAGCTGGTGGAGTCCTATGACGAGGAGTTTCGAACGCTCTTCGCTCGCTCCTCCATGCCAGCAGTTCTCGCCCCTCCCGAGGGTGTGCTACTAGAAAGGAATGGAAGGAATGCTCTGGCAAAGTATGCTTCTCAATCCAGCCAAGCCTTTGAGAGGAAGGACCAGTTGAGACATACCCTGGACACAGTGTATAGGAAAGCCTGTGAGAGACCGATGGGCATGACGAGCCCtatcagagagatggaggagagacttTATGAGGAGGAGCCATTTCAACACAGACCCATGGTCAATCATGGTGTGAGTGTTCAAAAACACATCCATCAGTTCCAGTCTGCAGAGACTGCAAACTTCCTGAAAAGACACAGTTATGCTGGGGAGAGACAAGAAGTCTTGCATGTTCCACACAACACAAGGTATGGGGCAAGCAACTGGAATGTGGCTGGAGATGAAGGTTATCACTGCGCCCCGGGAAGAAGCCACTTTTCCAATGCTATGGATGACAATTCTCAGGGGGCACAGATGTACAGAGGTCACAATATTCGGCAGTCCTACCACGGAAATGACAAACACGCCCGCTCCATGCAGCAGAACATACCAACTTTGGAGCACACTGCTAAGTCCTTCTTGCGCACATATAGGATAGAGTCTTACCTCAATAACACTGACACTCCTATTGGGGAATCATGTGATTATTTGGACCAGTATGAAGCTCTGGAAAACAAAGCTAGCTCATTCATTCCCTCCAGAGTTAGGTCATCCCTTGTTTTCAAGTCCACTATTCCAGAGCAACCGGAGACAAACAGTTACTCAAAAAACTATTCCATACGTCAGGTCGATCCCTCTGCAAGGCAAAACAATGCAACATATTACTCATCAATGCAACGGAATCCAGCAACATCAATGGAAAACAGAATGAGACAGGATGAGTTTATAATGAAGAAGCAAAGTCTGCAGGTTTTGGATGATCCTAGGAATAACATTGGCTATGGCCCAGGAAGAGACCCACATCAGTCTGTCTATGCCAGCCTGGGCAGAACCAAAGGGGGACTGGTAATCAAAAACCCTGAGCTCCTCCAAGACAACTGGCACAAAAGGCACAGTGTGGCAGACCCAAAGTCcaacatagactacagagacaatAAAGAGTCCTCCAGTCACATGTATGGTGGAGCCTTTGTGAGGAAACAGGCAGATAGTGGTGGAATAAGAGTGGGTGCACAGAATGGAGGATATTCTTCAAATCTGAATGAGGATCAGAGATCTGTCTCTCAATATGATGTCAAAAACACAGTGGACATAAAGAGACCCCCTCTTTCCATTTGGAAAGAGCCTCCCTCCAGAACTGTGTCTGCAGCAGCCCTTGATATGAACAGCAAAGAGCCCACTTACAAGTCCACCAGTACAGCACTGGGCTCACCTCGTTTCCTCAAGAAGAGCTCCAAGAAAATCAGATCGTTGCTCAACATACCAGAGAAAAAAGAGGGTTCCCCTCTAACCAAGGAAAATGTCATTCCAAAAAGGGGTGGTAGCTCAGACACCATAGTGACTGAGGAAGAAGAACAAAGaccaaacagagagaggaaggttgCATCGCAGAGTGGCACCGCAAATCCAACCAGATCCCCTACCAGGCTAAAGATGGACAAGAACCACTTTGCAGATGATATAGGTAAATCATCAGCCCCTCGTTTCAGCACTGACGAGCTGCAGCAAAACCCTCCAGCCAGAGCTACATCCATTAGGACACAGGGGCAGCCTACTGCCATTGATGAAAGACATGAAAGGGCAAGCCTTGCATCAGGAAACTGGCGTAGCGATCAGGGGGGCAGTAGTCGTTTGTATAGCAGATTTGAGCCTTTCTGCTCATTTGAGAAGAAGCAACCCCACTCCTTACAATCTGCAACAGACCCTGAACCCATACATGCACCAGAGAAGACCAAGAGCATGCACTCTGCTAAAAGTTACTCCAACAATGAACAACACAACCACACTGGCCAGCAGACAACTAGCCACCATGAAAACAAACTGGGGAAATTTATACAAAGAGTAGGGAATTTCATTCACAAAAATAAGTAG